The following proteins are co-located in the Penaeus monodon isolate SGIC_2016 chromosome 10, NSTDA_Pmon_1, whole genome shotgun sequence genome:
- the LOC119577993 gene encoding uncharacterized protein LOC119577993 isoform X2 codes for MAVGEKIVVFKDHDNNYWLDADGSVPFPENSVVYRRSTDFPERYFADQELTVEWALEWLPRTVEVYPHRVLGKPVFAYQNFPAVSSAATSPSLATMSPTPSVLPPKRHALPTCLNPVLPSTSTTPSSLVSTPITSPERVVGVEPSEIEEAEGFTKNETKFFINLMQEYLQKNYNPLPSSIAELQERINLTKGKKRLL; via the exons ATGGCAGTCGGCGAGAAAATTGTTG TGTTCaaagatcacgataataattattggcTGGATGCAGATGGTTCAGTGCCATTCCCAGAAAATTCTGTGGTGTACCGTAGGAGCACCGATTTTCCTGAGAGGTATTTTGCAGACCAGGAGTTAACAGTGGAATGGGCTCTCGAGTGGCTACCACG AACAGTTGAAGTATACCCTCACAGGGTACTTGGGAAACCAGTCTTTGCCTATCAGAACTTTCCTGCTGTCTCCTCCGCAGCCACATCGCCTTCTCTTGCTACCATGTCACCCACTCCATCAGTTCTTCCTCCAAAGCGACATGCTCTTCCTACTTGCTTAAATCCAGTTCTTCCCTCAACATCCACTACACCATCTTCCTTGGTATCTACACCAATTACTTCCCCAGAGCGGGTTGTTGGTGTAGAACCAAGTGAAATCGAGGAAGCCGAGGGTTTCActaaaaatgaaaccaaattttttataaatcttatgcAGGAATATCTGCAAAAGAATTATAACCCATTGCCTTCCTCGATAGCAGAGTTGCAGGAAAGGATTAATTTAACAAAAGGCAagaaaaggttgctttag
- the LOC119577993 gene encoding uncharacterized protein LOC119577993 isoform X1 — translation MGKVCDADAFVFPVFKDHDNNYWLDADGSVPFPENSVVYRRSTDFPERYFADQELTVEWALEWLPRTVEVYPHRVLGKPVFAYQNFPAVSSAATSPSLATMSPTPSVLPPKRHALPTCLNPVLPSTSTTPSSLVSTPITSPERVVGVEPSEIEEAEGFTKNETKFFINLMQEYLQKNYNPLPSSIAELQERINLTKGKKRLL, via the exons ATGGGAAAAGTTTGTGACGCAGACGCATTTGTCTTTCCAGTGTTCaaagatcacgataataattattggcTGGATGCAGATGGTTCAGTGCCATTCCCAGAAAATTCTGTGGTGTACCGTAGGAGCACCGATTTTCCTGAGAGGTATTTTGCAGACCAGGAGTTAACAGTGGAATGGGCTCTCGAGTGGCTACCACG AACAGTTGAAGTATACCCTCACAGGGTACTTGGGAAACCAGTCTTTGCCTATCAGAACTTTCCTGCTGTCTCCTCCGCAGCCACATCGCCTTCTCTTGCTACCATGTCACCCACTCCATCAGTTCTTCCTCCAAAGCGACATGCTCTTCCTACTTGCTTAAATCCAGTTCTTCCCTCAACATCCACTACACCATCTTCCTTGGTATCTACACCAATTACTTCCCCAGAGCGGGTTGTTGGTGTAGAACCAAGTGAAATCGAGGAAGCCGAGGGTTTCActaaaaatgaaaccaaattttttataaatcttatgcAGGAATATCTGCAAAAGAATTATAACCCATTGCCTTCCTCGATAGCAGAGTTGCAGGAAAGGATTAATTTAACAAAAGGCAagaaaaggttgctttag